In Niallia sp. FSL W8-0635, one genomic interval encodes:
- a CDS encoding NUDIX hydrolase has protein sequence MAKTTGCFTIILNEKGQILLTKRKDFPIWDLPGGRWEKGETLEDCAIRETEEETGYVIRIKQKIGEYFQPQFDDIQFLFLGELTGGIPIEEGPETEKVEWLSPNNLPFHMAPNRRKQIKNFLKNKNRIVKQSITVSPIQITLLKSYLKVFRPLLR, from the coding sequence ATGGCAAAAACAACAGGTTGCTTTACGATTATACTGAATGAAAAAGGACAAATCTTATTGACAAAACGTAAGGATTTTCCAATTTGGGATTTACCAGGTGGTAGATGGGAAAAGGGAGAGACCTTAGAAGACTGTGCCATTCGTGAAACAGAAGAGGAAACAGGATACGTTATTCGAATTAAGCAGAAAATCGGGGAATATTTTCAACCACAATTCGATGATATTCAATTCTTATTCTTGGGAGAATTAACAGGGGGAATACCAATAGAAGAAGGACCCGAAACAGAAAAAGTCGAATGGTTAAGTCCAAATAATTTACCTTTCCATATGGCACCTAATAGAAGAAAACAAATTAAAAACTTTTTAAAGAATAAAAATCGAATAGTAAAACAATCAATAACAGTGTCTCCTATTCAAATAACCTTATTAAAAAGCTATTTGAAAGTATTTAGGCCATTATTAAGATAG
- a CDS encoding DUF6176 family protein: protein MNVELTRFKVKKGKSERVDEWLSFLNDNKKEVLVTLEGEKMLVETIFRETLNGEEYLYWYSVQGEDGQEVEQSEHWIDKKHIEFWNECIDETFKPVDLKTEVVMIPQKVKDSMK from the coding sequence ATGAACGTTGAATTAACAAGATTTAAAGTGAAAAAAGGGAAATCGGAAAGAGTGGATGAATGGTTAAGTTTCTTAAATGACAATAAAAAAGAGGTTCTTGTCACATTAGAAGGGGAAAAAATGTTAGTTGAGACTATATTTAGAGAAACGCTGAATGGGGAAGAATATCTCTATTGGTATTCTGTCCAAGGCGAAGATGGGCAAGAAGTAGAACAATCGGAGCACTGGATTGATAAAAAGCATATTGAGTTTTGGAACGAATGCATAGACGAAACGTTTAAGCCTGTTGATTTAAAGACAGAAGTTGTTATGATACCTCAAAAGGTGAAAGATAGTATGAAGTAA
- a CDS encoding ArsR/SmtB family transcription factor: MNKQGQLNIIKEDFINCQKVLLAIGDETRQSILLVLMGTDCQTGLRVGEITEQTHLSRPAVSHHLKVLRDAGVILMRKEGTKNFYYINVRSELGLLRTLVSDIDTFMENFY, from the coding sequence ATGAATAAACAGGGCCAACTAAATATAATCAAAGAGGATTTTATAAATTGTCAAAAGGTATTATTGGCAATTGGAGATGAAACAAGGCAATCGATCTTGTTAGTGTTAATGGGGACTGATTGTCAAACAGGATTACGCGTCGGAGAAATCACGGAGCAAACACATCTTTCTCGCCCTGCTGTATCCCATCATCTTAAGGTTTTACGAGATGCTGGTGTTATTTTAATGCGTAAAGAAGGGACAAAAAACTTTTATTATATCAATGTACGTTCAGAATTAGGTTTATTACGAACGCTTGTGTCGGATATAGATACATTCATGGAGAACTTTTATTGA
- a CDS encoding NADP-dependent oxidoreductase, giving the protein MRAMVIDRYGKVPMRLAEMPTPEIGEYEVLAEIHAASINPVDFKIRDGKVKLLLKYKMPLILGNDFSGVVAKVGAKVTRFKVGDEIYARPRKSKIGTFAEYIAIHEEDIALKPKNLSFEEAASIPLVGLTTYQALADIMQLQKGQKILIQAGAGGVGTFAIQLAKIMGAFVATTASEAGANLVKSLGADEIINYRTEKFEEKLKNYDAVFDTLGGEILEKSFGVVKSGGKIVSVSGLPNARFGREYGSGFFKTLLFSALTHKLTVLEKKHHVQYSFLFMKPSGEQLRTIANYIEAGKIKPIIDRVYPFENAQEAMEYAETGRAKGKIIVKIR; this is encoded by the coding sequence ATGAGAGCAATGGTTATTGATAGATACGGAAAAGTTCCAATGCGTCTGGCAGAAATGCCGACACCTGAAATTGGGGAATATGAGGTGCTAGCAGAGATTCATGCTGCTAGTATCAATCCTGTTGATTTTAAGATTCGTGATGGGAAAGTGAAATTATTACTGAAATATAAAATGCCGCTTATCTTAGGGAATGATTTTTCTGGAGTAGTTGCAAAGGTCGGAGCAAAAGTGACTCGCTTTAAAGTTGGTGATGAAATATATGCACGTCCACGAAAAAGTAAAATCGGTACTTTTGCTGAATATATCGCCATTCATGAAGAGGATATCGCCTTAAAGCCTAAAAATTTGAGCTTTGAAGAAGCAGCATCAATCCCGCTTGTTGGACTAACCACCTACCAAGCACTTGCAGACATTATGCAATTACAAAAAGGACAAAAGATTTTAATTCAAGCAGGTGCTGGGGGTGTAGGTACTTTTGCTATTCAACTGGCAAAAATAATGGGAGCTTTTGTTGCAACGACAGCAAGTGAAGCTGGTGCGAATTTAGTGAAATCTCTTGGAGCAGATGAGATTATAAATTACAGAACAGAAAAATTTGAAGAGAAACTGAAAAACTATGATGCAGTATTTGATACACTTGGCGGCGAGATACTGGAAAAATCATTCGGAGTGGTAAAAAGCGGAGGGAAAATTGTTTCCGTTTCGGGATTACCGAATGCTCGCTTTGGGAGAGAATATGGTTCAGGATTTTTTAAAACATTGTTGTTTTCAGCGCTGACTCATAAACTTACTGTCCTTGAAAAAAAGCATCATGTTCAATATTCCTTTTTGTTTATGAAGCCAAGTGGTGAGCAATTACGTACTATCGCAAACTATATCGAGGCTGGTAAGATTAAACCTATCATTGATAGAGTTTATCCTTTTGAAAATGCTCAAGAAGCGATGGAATACGCAGAGACAGGAAGAGCGAAAGGGAAAATAATAGTGAAAATTAGATAA
- a CDS encoding VOC family protein gives MKIIVTSLFVEDQDKALKFYSETLGFVKKHDVPSGKFRWITVVSSEDQGGTELVLEPNENPIANDYQKKLFEQGIPATMFGVADVQEEYKRLLDKGVHFTMEPTKMGDITIAVFDDTCGNLIQIIQQ, from the coding sequence ATGAAAATCATTGTTACCAGTTTATTCGTAGAAGATCAAGACAAAGCACTAAAGTTTTATTCTGAAACACTAGGTTTTGTAAAGAAGCACGACGTTCCTAGTGGAAAATTCCGATGGATCACCGTTGTTTCTTCCGAAGATCAAGGTGGTACCGAGCTTGTTCTCGAACCAAATGAGAATCCAATCGCTAACGATTACCAAAAGAAATTATTTGAACAGGGTATTCCAGCGACTATGTTTGGGGTTGCTGATGTTCAGGAAGAATACAAACGATTATTGGATAAGGGCGTTCATTTTACAATGGAGCCGACAAAAATGGGTGATATCACAATCGCTGTATTTGATGATACTTGTGGTAATCTTATTCAAATCATACAACAGTAA
- a CDS encoding ArsR/SmtB family transcription factor has protein sequence MWDKDTIFKALADSNRRLILDELSERNEMTLYELTARLIMKHNLTISRQGIAKHLSLLEDAGLVQSKRKGKYRVLLFNNEPLKDLLKGWLE, from the coding sequence ATGTGGGACAAAGACACTATATTTAAAGCACTTGCCGATTCAAATCGGCGACTAATACTAGATGAACTATCTGAACGGAATGAAATGACATTATATGAACTTACTGCTCGTCTCATTATGAAGCATAATCTTACCATTTCACGACAAGGAATAGCGAAACACCTTTCCTTATTAGAAGATGCTGGACTTGTACAATCAAAACGAAAGGGAAAATATCGAGTGCTCCTTTTTAACAATGAACCACTTAAAGATTTGTTGAAAGGATGGTTAGAGTAA
- a CDS encoding antibiotic biosynthesis monooxygenase family protein, whose translation MSGKEKKQHPSYYAVIFTSQRTEGDNGYGKMAEVMEELASKQQGFLGIESARDSELGITVSYWETLEDIKCWKENSAHKVAQEKGKKEWYKKFNVRVCKVEKHYSFEM comes from the coding sequence ATGAGTGGTAAGGAGAAAAAACAACATCCATCATATTATGCAGTCATATTTACTTCACAGCGAACTGAAGGTGACAATGGGTATGGCAAAATGGCAGAAGTAATGGAAGAGTTGGCTTCAAAACAGCAAGGATTTTTAGGGATTGAAAGTGCAAGAGATAGTGAGTTAGGTATTACTGTTTCATATTGGGAAACTTTAGAGGATATTAAATGCTGGAAAGAAAACTCAGCTCATAAGGTAGCTCAAGAAAAGGGTAAAAAAGAATGGTATAAAAAGTTTAATGTTCGAGTATGTAAAGTGGAAAAGCATTACTCTTTTGAAATGTAA
- a CDS encoding phosphotransferase enzyme family protein, translating to MEIIETIKKSPNNIYLEIKETVEKRVGIHLNNPIPLNLGYLNLKWKVETGEKRYVIKQISKERYKHRDFEKVVLEQDIALHEQVRQYKNGTLCPNLLMYNRNVVHKTTSGERFIMMEHMEGNNLLPGTLNENQMYSLGVMTAKMHNISNDGTYGKEGNPKFVPPSIEKRLKHWETLYDKMKENYALMALIEKQLKATEHFNLDIISSSEPGWAHRDLWVDNLLFNEDELSAILDFDRFAFDYPELDIARAIMSGALKDMAFQPNVARAFLTGYRTNRGLEKGTFVRSLYLLWYLESTWWVVPNFNKERYQEVQFQNEMTWIAEHLSDLTTMFKDW from the coding sequence ATGGAAATCATAGAAACTATAAAAAAATCTCCTAATAATATTTACCTAGAGATAAAAGAAACGGTTGAAAAAAGGGTAGGCATACACTTGAATAATCCTATACCTCTTAATCTGGGATATCTCAATCTAAAATGGAAGGTTGAAACTGGGGAAAAGCGATACGTCATAAAACAAATCAGTAAAGAACGATATAAACACCGTGATTTTGAAAAGGTTGTTTTAGAACAAGATATTGCTCTACATGAACAAGTAAGACAATATAAAAATGGAACACTGTGTCCAAATCTATTAATGTATAATAGAAACGTCGTGCATAAGACTACTAGTGGAGAAAGGTTTATTATGATGGAGCATATGGAAGGAAATAATCTTTTACCTGGAACGTTAAATGAAAACCAGATGTATAGTCTTGGAGTGATGACAGCTAAAATGCACAATATTTCCAATGATGGTACGTACGGTAAAGAAGGAAACCCAAAATTTGTCCCACCTAGTATAGAAAAACGCTTAAAACATTGGGAAACATTATATGATAAGATGAAAGAAAATTATGCGTTAATGGCACTTATAGAAAAGCAACTTAAGGCTACAGAACATTTTAATTTAGATATTATAAGTTCTAGTGAGCCTGGTTGGGCACATAGGGATTTGTGGGTCGATAATCTATTGTTTAATGAAGATGAGTTATCCGCAATTCTTGATTTTGACCGTTTTGCGTTTGACTATCCTGAATTGGATATTGCAAGGGCAATTATGTCAGGGGCATTGAAAGATATGGCCTTCCAACCAAATGTAGCTAGAGCATTTTTGACTGGTTATAGAACTAATAGAGGACTTGAAAAAGGTACTTTTGTACGGTCGCTATATCTATTGTGGTATCTAGAAAGTACTTGGTGGGTAGTCCCAAATTTTAATAAGGAAAGATATCAAGAAGTTCAATTTCAAAATGAGATGACTTGGATAGCAGAACATCTTTCAGATTTAACAACAATGTTTAAGGATTGGTAA
- the arr gene encoding NAD(+)--rifampin ADP-ribosyltransferase gives MNNKTNALDNGPFFHGTKAELKIGDLLEPQHLSNYQDKKSNYIYFTATLNAAKWGAELARSHSKERIYIVEPLGDFENDPNVTDKRFPGNPTRSYRSKSPLKIIAELGSWERHSDEEINHMLTSLKELSEQGKNVIYD, from the coding sequence ATGAATAACAAAACAAATGCCCTAGATAACGGTCCTTTTTTTCATGGTACGAAAGCAGAACTAAAAATTGGGGATTTATTAGAACCACAACACTTGTCCAATTACCAAGATAAAAAATCGAATTATATATATTTTACTGCAACATTAAATGCTGCGAAATGGGGTGCTGAATTAGCAAGGTCTCATTCAAAAGAACGAATATATATTGTTGAACCATTAGGAGATTTTGAAAATGATCCGAACGTAACGGACAAGAGATTTCCAGGAAATCCAACACGTTCTTATCGATCTAAATCTCCTTTAAAAATAATAGCTGAATTAGGCTCATGGGAAAGACATTCTGACGAAGAAATAAATCATATGCTTACATCTTTAAAAGAGTTAAGTGAACAAGGTAAAAATGTAATTTACGATTAA
- a CDS encoding Lrp/AsnC family transcriptional regulator, with protein MDSFDYKIIKAIMTNGRVTWAELASQIGLSAPAIADRVNRLFNNKVIKELGAMVNGESVGTECTAFVTVSLERPRYRKDFLQLVTDLEEVQECHHIAGEDDYLLKIRCRNTKDLDRVISYEIKSLAGVLRTRTTIVMDTTKETFQIPLQKDKFNKTGEN; from the coding sequence TTGGATTCTTTCGATTATAAAATAATCAAGGCGATAATGACTAACGGAAGGGTTACTTGGGCTGAATTAGCTTCTCAAATTGGATTATCTGCTCCAGCAATCGCAGACCGTGTTAATCGTTTGTTTAACAATAAAGTAATTAAAGAGCTTGGGGCAATGGTAAATGGTGAAAGCGTAGGAACAGAGTGCACTGCATTTGTAACAGTTTCATTAGAAAGACCAAGATACAGGAAAGATTTTCTACAACTTGTCACAGATTTAGAAGAAGTGCAAGAATGTCATCATATTGCAGGGGAAGACGATTATTTATTGAAAATTCGTTGCCGGAATACAAAGGATTTAGACAGAGTAATAAGTTATGAAATTAAAAGTCTTGCTGGCGTACTGAGAACAAGAACTACGATTGTAATGGATACAACGAAAGAAACTTTTCAAATCCCACTGCAAAAAGATAAATTTAATAAAACAGGTGAAAATTAA
- a CDS encoding LysE family translocator — MFGELLIKGLIIGFSIAAPVGPIGILCIRRTIEHGRLVGFVSGLGAATADGLYGLIAGFGLTLITNFLIGQQLWLHIIGSSFLCYLGIKIFFSRPSNESAKAKGNKPFAAYISTFLLTITNPVTILSFIAIFSGLGMTTNNTTALGFILVLGVFLGSALWWLLLSSIAGIVANRMKIFSLIFVNRISGLILLLFGLYGLIAGIG; from the coding sequence ATGTTCGGGGAATTGTTAATTAAGGGACTTATTATTGGGTTCAGTATTGCTGCTCCAGTTGGACCAATTGGGATTTTATGTATTCGTCGAACAATTGAGCATGGTAGGTTAGTTGGATTTGTCTCTGGATTAGGAGCTGCAACAGCAGATGGATTATATGGGCTAATTGCTGGTTTCGGTTTGACACTTATTACAAATTTTTTAATTGGACAGCAGCTATGGCTTCATATTATTGGTAGCAGTTTCTTATGTTACTTAGGCATAAAAATATTCTTTTCACGACCTTCTAATGAATCAGCTAAAGCAAAAGGTAATAAACCTTTCGCAGCTTACATATCTACCTTTTTATTAACAATAACTAACCCAGTAACTATTTTGTCATTCATTGCCATTTTTTCAGGTCTTGGAATGACAACTAATAATACAACAGCACTCGGCTTTATTTTAGTGTTAGGAGTATTTTTAGGTTCAGCGTTATGGTGGCTATTGCTAAGTAGCATAGCAGGAATAGTTGCAAACCGAATGAAAATTTTTTCATTAATTTTTGTTAATCGTATTTCGGGATTAATATTATTATTGTTTGGGTTATATGGTTTGATTGCTGGAATTGGTTAA
- a CDS encoding HAD family hydrolase, translating into MVKAIIFDLDGTLLNRDASVKVFVDSQHERLNKKLDHIPKDTYITRFIELDKRGYVWKDKVYQQLVDEFDIKQITWEELLQDYISQFKDSCVPFPNLIKMLEELKSNNLLLGMITNGYGQFQMDNIKSLGIGKYFDVILVSEWEGIKKPDPRIFNKALEILNVPPNEAIFVGDHPENDVLAAKKVGMKGIWKKDVQWNNVEAEYIVDDLGELPFIVEKLRRK; encoded by the coding sequence ATGGTTAAAGCGATAATATTTGATTTAGATGGAACCTTATTAAACAGAGATGCATCAGTAAAAGTGTTTGTTGACAGCCAACACGAAAGGCTGAATAAAAAGCTTGACCATATTCCAAAAGACACGTATATAACAAGATTTATAGAATTGGATAAGCGCGGTTATGTTTGGAAAGATAAAGTGTACCAACAATTAGTAGATGAATTTGATATAAAGCAAATAACGTGGGAAGAGCTTTTACAAGATTATATTAGTCAATTTAAAGATAGTTGTGTTCCATTTCCTAACCTTATTAAGATGTTGGAAGAATTAAAGAGTAATAATTTATTACTAGGAATGATTACAAATGGATATGGGCAGTTTCAAATGGACAATATCAAGTCTTTGGGGATAGGAAAATATTTTGATGTCATTTTAGTATCTGAATGGGAGGGAATAAAAAAGCCGGATCCAAGGATATTTAATAAGGCATTAGAAATACTGAATGTTCCGCCAAATGAAGCTATATTTGTAGGAGATCATCCAGAGAATGATGTACTGGCTGCTAAAAAAGTGGGGATGAAAGGCATTTGGAAGAAAGATGTTCAATGGAATAATGTCGAGGCAGAGTATATTGTGGACGATTTAGGTGAATTGCCTTTCATTGTGGAAAAATTAAGGAGAAAATAG
- a CDS encoding 5' nucleotidase, NT5C type: MNHIGLDFDDTLVDMRKSIVQLLNKIHNKDLNYEEMVEYGVSDLYGYSFEAFLDFFTKSQKELHSANPYPFMIDVLSELSKTTKLSIMTGRPKAWMNSAELWVERNELPIDDIICASEYINGKPECALIHNITLFIEDNPSHALSIANNGMDVFLLDKPYNRMCNHERITRVKDWEEVGRLLLSKGY; encoded by the coding sequence ATGAACCACATCGGATTAGATTTTGATGATACACTTGTTGATATGAGAAAATCGATTGTACAGCTTTTAAATAAAATACATAATAAAGACTTAAATTACGAAGAAATGGTTGAGTATGGAGTTTCGGATTTGTATGGGTATTCCTTTGAAGCATTTTTAGATTTTTTTACAAAAAGCCAAAAGGAACTGCATTCAGCTAATCCATATCCATTTATGATCGATGTACTTAGTGAACTAAGCAAAACTACAAAACTATCAATAATGACGGGAAGACCGAAAGCGTGGATGAATTCAGCTGAACTATGGGTTGAAAGAAATGAGCTACCCATAGATGATATAATATGCGCTTCAGAATATATAAATGGCAAACCTGAATGTGCTTTAATTCATAATATCACTCTATTTATAGAAGACAATCCTTCCCATGCATTATCAATTGCGAATAATGGAATGGATGTATTTCTACTTGATAAGCCATATAACCGAATGTGTAATCACGAACGAATAACGAGAGTGAAGGACTGGGAAGAGGTAGGCAGGTTGTTATTAAGTAAAGGCTACTAA
- a CDS encoding sigma-70 family RNA polymerase sigma factor: MSLGKMEVSPPSKEELLRELIELYAESIKRLAYTYVKNWSAAEDITQEVFIKCYEKMEDFRGDSSYKTWLYKITRNKCKDYLKSKWYRSFFLTDFMPERLGNNEFSPEDQVINKLEDMELSQKVLALPTKYREIIILFYYEQLKMKEIEALTHLNVDTIKTRLRRGKKILQKKMERGEGNE; this comes from the coding sequence ATGTCATTAGGAAAAATGGAAGTAAGTCCGCCGAGTAAAGAGGAGCTATTAAGAGAACTTATTGAGCTATATGCGGAGAGTATAAAAAGGTTGGCTTATACATATGTGAAAAACTGGTCAGCAGCAGAAGATATCACCCAAGAAGTATTTATAAAATGCTATGAAAAAATGGAGGATTTTAGAGGAGACAGCTCCTATAAGACATGGCTTTATAAGATTACAAGAAATAAATGCAAGGATTATTTGAAAAGTAAATGGTATCGTTCCTTTTTTTTAACTGATTTTATGCCAGAAAGGCTAGGGAATAACGAATTTTCTCCAGAGGATCAAGTGATAAACAAACTAGAGGACATGGAATTATCTCAAAAGGTATTAGCGCTGCCAACTAAATATCGCGAAATTATTATTTTATTCTATTATGAGCAATTAAAAATGAAAGAAATTGAAGCCTTAACCCATTTGAATGTTGATACTATTAAAACTAGGTTAAGACGAGGAAAGAAGATACTTCAAAAGAAAATGGAAAGGGGCGAAGGGAATGAGTGA
- a CDS encoding phosphotransferase — protein MKELINNYKLTDQEFGWGWADEPTDSWKSFLNAEIAEAYKLIGSRLSKDDYHLIHNLIKKINNDRKPFFIHGDCGVHNFIFNNGKLTGVIDPTPIIGDPMYDLIYAFCSSPEDLTRETIDAAANLMVVNNYENTYDLVIIGLYLRIGTCIKHHPDDMGAYLKAWEYWKGVTMKLER, from the coding sequence GTGAAAGAGCTTATAAATAATTATAAGCTTACAGATCAAGAATTTGGGTGGGGCTGGGCAGATGAACCGACAGATTCTTGGAAAAGTTTTCTTAATGCTGAAATAGCAGAAGCTTATAAATTGATAGGTTCACGATTAAGCAAGGATGACTATCATTTAATACATAATCTAATTAAAAAGATTAATAATGATCGTAAACCATTTTTTATTCATGGAGATTGTGGCGTGCATAATTTCATTTTTAACAATGGAAAGTTAACGGGTGTAATTGACCCAACGCCGATTATCGGAGATCCCATGTATGATTTAATTTACGCCTTTTGCTCATCCCCAGAGGATTTAACTAGGGAAACAATTGATGCAGCAGCAAATCTAATGGTAGTAAATAATTATGAAAATACATATGATTTGGTGATAATTGGTTTATACCTAAGAATAGGGACCTGTATCAAACACCATCCCGACGATATGGGTGCATATTTAAAAGCTTGGGAATATTGGAAGGGTGTCACAATGAAATTAGAGAGATAA
- a CDS encoding DUF2332 domain-containing protein, which translates to MSTNKSLSQTFLTFAEKECKGSSLIYEYLSKQIAMDNSLLKIASRAREGQPVPNLLFGAVHYLLLKGTEHPLKDYYPSIVETPKSFKDSFSIFKDFCLNYQKEIEVILQTKLVQTNEVRRCSYLYPAFCMIYERAKKPLALIEIGTSAGLQLNWDKYCYSYGKDEWYGKIDSELPITAEIKGANRPFLLKSAPPVTTRIGFDLHTIDLRDEEEELWLKSLIWPEHKERLFLFEKVVKNSNKGSLNLINGDGISLLPHFAETIPDDSVICIFHTHVANQMPLEGKQLLLQTVDAIGEQRDVFHLYNNIQDRFLHLDCYLAGKKSENTIAETDGHGRWFEWLVKN; encoded by the coding sequence ATAAGTACAAATAAATCTCTGTCTCAAACCTTTTTAACCTTTGCAGAAAAGGAATGTAAGGGATCAAGCTTAATCTATGAATATTTGTCAAAACAAATTGCTATGGATAATTCTCTTCTTAAAATAGCTAGTAGGGCCAGAGAGGGGCAGCCTGTCCCTAATCTATTATTTGGCGCGGTTCACTATCTTTTACTAAAGGGGACCGAACACCCATTAAAGGATTATTATCCGAGTATCGTAGAAACACCAAAGTCATTTAAGGATTCATTTTCTATTTTTAAAGACTTTTGCTTGAATTATCAAAAGGAGATCGAAGTAATTCTCCAAACGAAGCTGGTGCAAACGAATGAGGTGCGAAGATGTTCTTATCTTTATCCAGCTTTTTGTATGATTTATGAGCGAGCAAAGAAGCCTTTAGCACTAATTGAAATAGGCACTAGCGCAGGATTACAGCTTAACTGGGATAAGTATTGCTATTCATACGGTAAAGATGAATGGTATGGAAAGATAGATTCTGAGCTTCCTATAACGGCAGAAATAAAAGGAGCTAATAGGCCATTCCTTCTTAAATCAGCTCCCCCCGTTACTACAAGGATTGGCTTTGATTTACATACGATAGATTTACGTGATGAAGAAGAGGAATTATGGCTAAAATCCTTAATATGGCCAGAACATAAAGAGAGATTGTTCTTGTTTGAAAAAGTGGTAAAAAATAGTAATAAGGGTTCATTGAATTTAATTAATGGGGATGGAATAAGCTTACTACCTCATTTCGCCGAAACTATTCCAGACGACAGTGTTATTTGCATTTTTCATACCCATGTAGCAAATCAAATGCCACTAGAAGGGAAGCAGCTTTTATTACAAACGGTAGATGCTATTGGGGAACAAAGGGATGTATTTCATCTTTACAATAATATTCAAGATAGATTCTTACATTTAGATTGTTATTTGGCTGGTAAAAAGAGCGAAAATACGATTGCAGAAACGGACGGTCATGGTAGATGGTTTGAATGGTTAGTGAAAAATTAA
- a CDS encoding GNAT family N-acetyltransferase, which translates to MFRMATEQDLDQIVAMLADDVLGSKRERYEQPLPESYIEAFKAISADPNNELVVACIGVEIVGVQQITFTPYITHQGAWRATIEGVRTASSVRGKGVGTALINWAIQRAKSRGCHLIQLTTDKQRPDALRFYERLGFQATHEGLKRKL; encoded by the coding sequence ATGTTTAGAATGGCGACTGAACAGGATTTAGATCAAATAGTTGCGATGCTTGCGGACGATGTTTTAGGGAGTAAACGGGAACGGTATGAACAACCACTGCCAGAGAGTTACATTGAGGCATTTAAAGCTATTTCTGCAGACCCAAATAATGAATTAGTAGTAGCATGTATTGGTGTTGAAATAGTAGGTGTGCAGCAAATTACTTTTACACCATATATCACCCATCAAGGGGCATGGAGAGCTACTATCGAAGGAGTTCGAACAGCCTCTTCCGTAAGGGGAAAAGGAGTAGGTACGGCATTAATCAACTGGGCAATCCAACGTGCGAAATCCCGTGGCTGTCATTTAATCCAGCTTACGACAGATAAACAAAGACCAGATGCTTTGCGATTTTATGAACGGCTAGGATTTCAAGCAACACATGAGGGCTTAAAAAGGAAGCTTTGA
- a CDS encoding GNAT family N-acetyltransferase, whose protein sequence is MVQLLAMDKNENIIGKMEELYKKVWNKSIIERLIRHTTYEGFKGYIIISEEEGLLGFAYGYTSLPGQYYHELLSKEVSQKEYETWLKDCFEVVELAVHSLHRNKGYGNKLIHELLKEVDNKTAVLTTQVNNTVARHLYNRMGWIVIKEPFIPSEHEAPYVIMGKVLN, encoded by the coding sequence GTGGTCCAGCTATTAGCAATGGATAAAAATGAAAATATCATCGGTAAAATGGAAGAATTATATAAAAAAGTATGGAATAAGTCCATAATAGAACGCTTAATTAGGCATACCACTTACGAAGGGTTTAAGGGCTACATAATTATTTCAGAAGAAGAGGGACTCTTAGGATTTGCATATGGATATACCTCATTACCGGGACAGTATTATCATGAATTGCTTTCCAAAGAGGTTAGTCAAAAAGAATATGAAACATGGTTAAAAGATTGTTTTGAAGTAGTTGAATTGGCCGTGCATTCGTTGCATCGAAATAAAGGATATGGAAACAAACTTATTCATGAATTATTAAAGGAAGTAGACAATAAAACGGCTGTATTAACAACTCAAGTAAACAATACAGTTGCCCGACATTTATATAATCGAATGGGATGGATTGTCATAAAAGAACCGTTTATTCCTAGTGAGCATGAGGCTCCGTATGTGATTATGGGGAAGGTTTTGAACTAG